DNA from Canis lupus familiaris isolate Mischka breed German Shepherd chromosome 9, alternate assembly UU_Cfam_GSD_1.0, whole genome shotgun sequence:
TCACCTCAAGATGGCAGCTGGACCAGTCCCCAGGGTAGCACAGCTAGGTGGGGGTGTCCTGTATTGCCCACAGGGTCCCCTCCCATTCTGTCCCCAGCCAGGAAGTCCCAGGCTGCCACCCTACTCACCCTAGAAAGGAGAGCACcaagggggaagcagagggagaccCCTGGCCAAGGAAAGCCAAACATGGCAGGTTGGCAGCAGCCTACATCTGTGGGACAGCTCACCAGTCAGGCACACAACAGAGTTGGGAAGAACCAACAGCATCTCTGTATGGCAAGGGAGTGGGCAGGTGGGGGCTTCCAGCTGGTACCCTCTCGATGTCCATGGCTCACAGAAGGGTTAGCCAGCCAGACGGGTGGATCAAAGGTGCCCAAGGAGTCAGAAGGCCAGGTTGGAGGCCCAGAGTTCCACAGGGAGGCCTGGGAaggcccccagggagcccagggctgtgCCCAGCAGGTGCTACAACGTGCAGAAGGGTCCTGTGTCGTGGCGCTTGGATCTTCGGACACCCTGGATCACCACTCCAGGCGCTGAGGGGAAGCGCGAGTCATAGCAATCCTCCACGTGGTAGGCAGCCGGACCGGGAGAGCGGGCTGCAGAGACAGGGTGGGAGCCAGCTGCCGCACAGCTCCCAGCACAGCTCCCAGCTGCCAACGGGCGGAGCCCGCACCCCcgcccctggcctggcctcctcccTCAGAGGCCTCCTTACCGGAGGTGACCCAGGCGGTGAACGCAGGTGAGCGGCTCATGGAgaaggcgggggggcgggggctccgcaGACGGCACCCAGGAAAGATGTTGTAGGTGTTGGGGCTAGGGCTGGGGAGCTTCCTGGCCTCCGGGGCAAGCGGCGGCTGGGCACGGATCCCCGCACCCTCAGTCCGCAGCAACCCCCGGCCGGAGGGGGCCTCAAGGGCCTTGGAGGCGGGGCGGGGACCCCCAAAGCTGAAGGCCGGGCAGGCAGGTCGGCTGAGCGGCCGGTAATCCGCGGGCGATGGCCACTACTGGGAGAGAGGCTGCTGCAGGCCCCGCCAGCCCCTACCAGGCTGCCTTTCCGCGGGTCCCGGGCCCCCTCCTCCAACCCCCTGCAGACCCCGCCCCGaccccgccccgagccccgcccccgagccccgccccccgagccccgcccccgagccccgcccccaggccgcaccgcctcctccagccctccgggccccgccccgagcccctcCAGGGACGTGCGGGGCTGACCCTCCACCTTTTGCTCCTGGTTGAAATCAGCCTTCTGTGTGAAGGGGCTTTCGCTTTGGAACCACAGGGTCTGCCACGCCCTGCGACCACCGCCCTCTGCTGGAGCAGCGGCTTGGTTGGGGAGGGAGCGCAGGCTGGCGGCCGGGGGGCCCCTCTCCCGGGACACGGGGCGGGCGGctgggggctcagggaggggcacGCACCGCGGCCGGGGTGCCGGCGGCCGATGCTGAAGCAGGGGTGTGGGGAGCACTCGCGGGCGGAAGCGTTGGGCACCCGGTACTTGGTGGGACCGGGGACCTGCAGGTCGGTCACGATGGGTGGACGTCGCTCCAGCCCTGGCAGGAAGCAAGCTCTGGGCCTGGGGACTCAGCAGACGCCTCCCCACCCGCTAGCAGGACCCTGACTCACACAGCTCCCTCAGGTCCTGGGTGCAGATAGGAGGGCACTCGTGGAAGTGGACGGGCCCCACCGGCACCCTGCAGTGGGCCTGGAGCTCCTGCACCCCTATGGGCCACATGGCCTCCCAGGCGGCCTCTGGCTGGGGAGCCCACAACAGTACAGTGGCCTTGGGCCTGCCAGGGAGACAGAGCAGCGCTGTACGGCCAGCCCAGAGGCCACCCCATCTGAGCTGCCCCTCCAGCGCACCCAGCCCCCTGGGAAGTTACTGGGCTGGCACAAGTGGCCTCTGCCTCAGGGGGCCATGGGTCCAGTGTTGGCCTCCATTGATGTAAAAATTTGCCAGGAATTTCACAGCTTTCTGGTCAAAATTCATTGTCAAAGTATCTGGCTCCCTTCCCAAGGGACACCTCAGAGCTCTGTGACCTCACTAGCCAGTCATGGGCACCCCCTGCCTCGGTTGCCGGGGACTCCCTGGGAAAGGTGCATTGTCCAGCCCTGGGAGGAGCTGTTACAAGGggtcccccacccctggcctgtGGGATGGGTCGCTGTGGTGTCAGCCTCGGCCAAGAGGACCCCTCACATCCCCCAGTGACTTCTGGCTTGgcctcttctccccttctttatCCCAACCCCTCTCCTCTCTTAGAATCTGGGGTCCTCTGGAGGGCCAGGGTCCACTTGAGCAGGGCTTTGGGAAGACTGAGGCCTCTGCACAGGAATGAGAAGAGTGGCTGCTATGGGGGCCCAGCTGTGCAGGGCCATCCAGAATGAGGAgagtggggcagaggtggggatgGGTCCAAGGAAACTCCCTGGAGGGGGCAGAGCTCCTGCTGGAAACCCACCCTTTAGAAAAGCAAAGTATTGGAAGGTGGTTCTGGGTGGACCATGCTGACCAGAGGGTCTTGGGACTGGAGCTGCCTGGGGGTCCAGGCAGGGCTGAGGTATGGAGGCCTGTTTTCCACTTAGGAGGATCCCAGAGGCTGTAAGGTGTCACAGATGAAAGGGCTACCCAGGTGGAAACGTGAAGGAATCATAAGCCGAAATGACAGAGCCCACTGGGCACCAGGGCCCTTGCTATGCCCTCTGCCACTCACCAGCCTGCCAGTCCTAGCCCTGGTCCTGACCTAATCCACACAGACAGGGCCCATTCGAAAACGTCCCATCCTCCAGACCCACCCCACCCAACCAAGTCTCTTTCTCTCCAGATCCCTCCCATCCAGAACTGACTCTGGCCTCCGGAGGAACTCcagatgggtggatggagagacagagggaaactTGCTTTGTGACACACATGTTTCATTAGGGTGAGGGGCTTGCGGTCTGTGCTCTGGGCCCCCTCCCTTGCCACACAGTGTTCTCCAAGGGCATCACTGATGTGGCTGCAGGTGCAGCTTTGGTAGCCAAGTCCTTGTCACTCTCTGTAGCCCTGATCTCTCCCTATAACAAGTCTTACTCTGATGGCTGACATGGCACAGGTGTCCTCAGGTCGATGTCCATCATTTCCTTCTGGTAGGTGCTTATGAGTGAAGAGCCCTGTCCAAGTACGTGACGTCCACTGAGGACTGGACACATACTCACCAGCTGTTTTCGGGGGGCATCCAACACCTCCATCATTGGCGTATGTCAACCTTGTGTCCCTGTGCTTCCTGCCCGTGGGTTCTTAAGACGCTCACATGATGTGGATTTCTCTACCATGGTGTTAATTGGTCTTGTTTCTGTGAAGTTTTGACACTGATAGTGTATCTCTCCCTAACACTTGTTGCAATCTTTTTTCCCAGCTTGTAGTCTGCCTTTGAGTATCtgtcgtgtttttttttttttgacgcgTAATAGAATCTGCTCATTTTTTCCTTCAACGTTTGTTTTTATCGTTAGAAAGTCattcccagggatccctggtggcgcagtggtttagcgcctgcctttggcccagggcgcgatcctggagacccgggatcgaatcccacatcgggctcccagtgcatggagcctgcttctccctctgcctatgtctctgcgcctctctctctctctgtgactatcataaataaataaaaatttaaaaaaaaaaaaaaaaaaaaaaaaaaaaaagaaagtcattcccatacaaaaaaaaaaaataataaaatcaggtGTTAAGATGGAAAACAGACCTCAGTTCCAGCAGAAAGACTCTCCAGGACAGAGTCCCAACAGAGCTTAGACACCTCCCCAATGAGGCCTCCCATGATGCCTGAGAAGCTTCCAGGGCCTCTGGTCTGAGGAAGGGGCTCAGGTGGGGAAGCTACCTTTCAGTTGGCTACTGGCCTCCTGGGGGTAGCAAGAGTCCAGGCTCAATGCCACCCCACGCTTCCTGGCAAGGCCAACATGGCTGTCCCCTGCTCTGAGCTCTGAGGCCCTCAGAGTGCTGCCTGTCTGGGCCTGGGTgttccacctgtaaaatgggagcactCACAGGGTTAAGGAAGGGTCCTGGACCAGGAAGTCCCCAACAATGGCAGGCCCCTTCACAATGGTTTCCAGGCAACGGGAACTCCTCTCAGGGAAGGGAGTCAGACGCTGAAAGGGGCTGGAGCCATCAAAGGTGCTGTTGAGACAAGATGACAGCTACTCAGAAACACGGTCTCTTCACGCCAGAACCTCATTACATCCCTGGGTGAGgctgggggagcgggggaggaggctgggggagcgGGGCCAGGTCTGGACGCT
Protein-coding regions in this window:
- the STPG3 gene encoding LOW QUALITY PROTEIN: protein STPG3 isoform X4 (The sequence of the model RefSeq protein was modified relative to this genomic sequence to represent the inferred CDS: substituted 2 bases at 2 genomic stop codons), whose product is MNFDQKAVKFLANFYINGGQHWTHGPLRQRPLVPAQPKATVLLWAPQPEAAWEAMWPIGVQELQAHCRVPVGPVHFHECPPICTQDLRELWLERRPPIVTDLQVPGPTKYRVPNASARECSPHPCFSIGRRHPGREGGGRRAWQTLWFQSESPFTQKADFNQEQKWPSPADYRPLSRPACPAFSFGGPRPASKALEAPSGRGLLRTEGAGIRAQPPLAPEARKLPSPSPNTYNIFPGCRLRSPRPPAFSMSRSPAFTAWLCGSWLPPCLCSPLSRSGCLPRGGLLXLALPLSAWSGDPGCPKIQAPRHRTLLHVVAPAGHSPGLPGGLPRPPCGTLGLQPGLLTPWAPLIHPSGWLTLLXAMDIERVPAGSPHLPTPLPYRDAVGSSQLCCVPDW